A section of the Maylandia zebra isolate NMK-2024a linkage group LG8, Mzebra_GT3a, whole genome shotgun sequence genome encodes:
- the LOC143419882 gene encoding uncharacterized protein LOC143419882 — MLHRTDFSSNPFLSEEERHKWSTPPVKFLPRAHRQGRQFALTGAEKNYSSSLSGEWGAVGRETCMQSQDESGSRAVEESPVAGASDEDESRVLREEKEEDKEEEEAVRRESLEDRRRKSREGWLVSKCFQNDSITKVEVKEENERA; from the exons ATGCtg CACAGAACAGACTTTTCCTCGAATCCTTTCCTTTCTGAAGAGGAGCGCCACAAATGGAGCACACCCCCCGTAAAGTTCCTCCCCAGAGCGCACCGTCAAGGTCGCCAATTTGCTTTGACAGGAGCGGAGAAGAACTACAGCAGTTCGCTGAGCGGAGAATGGGGGGCGGTGGGGAGAGAAACTTGCATGCAGTCACAGGATGAGAGTGGGAGCCGTGCCGTAGAGGAAAGCCCGGTTGCCGGTGCCTCGGATGAGGACGAGTCCCGGGTTCTTCGTGAG GAGAAGGAGGAAgacaaggaggaggaggaggctgtgAGAAGAGAATCGTTGGAAGAcagaaggaggaagagcagagaAGGGTGGTTGGTGAGCAAATGTTTCCAAAATGACAGTATCACTAAAGTGGAAGTCAAGGAAGAGAATGAGAGAGCCTGA